The genomic DNA ATGAGCTTGCCACAAGGATACACACCATCTCCTGGTACTTCTCTTCCTCCTAATGCAGTGTGTAAACTAAATAAGTCTATCTATGGCTTAAAGCAAGCTTCCCAACAATGGTACAAGTGCTTCTCCAAGGCTCTTCTTGCTGATGGATTTATTCAGTCTTATGCGGATAATACAATGTTTGTCAAAGAACAAGGTACTTCATATACTGCCTTACTactctatgttgatgacattcTCATCGCCAACAATAGTGATATAGCTGTTGCTGCGTTCAAAGCTACTCTGGCGAAACAGTTTAAGATCAAGGATCTTGGTCCGACTAAGTTTTTCCTTGGCTTGGAGATAGCCAGGAACTCCACAGGAATTTCTGTTTGTCAGAGGAAGTATTGTTTAGACTTGTTGGCTGATGCAGGTTTGTTGGGGTGCAGCCTAAGTCTGTTCCCATGGATCCGAAGGAGACATTGACCAAAGATACTGGTGTTCTTTTATCTGATGGACGACCATATAGAGAATTGATTGGCAGGTTACTCTACTTATGTATCACTCGACCCGATATTACCTTTGTTGTACATCGGTTGAGTCAATTCCTCTCCTGTCCTACTGATGCACATTTTCAAGCTGCTCGCAACATTCCTGAAGAATAGCCCTGGACAGGGTCTATTTTACTCTGCTTCCTCTGAGATTTGCTTGAATGGCTTTGCTGACGCTGACTGGGGAACTTGAAAAGATTCTAGACGATCAATCTCTGGTATGTTTATCTTCCTCGGTGACTCTTTGATTACttggaagtcgaagaaacagGATATAGTGAGCTCCAGTAGCACCGAATCAGAGTACAGGAGTATGGCTCAGACGACGAAGGAACTTCTTTGGTTCAAACAGATATTACAAGATTTACGGGTTGAGCCTACTTCTCAAGCTAAGTTGTTCTGTGACAATAAATCAGCTATTCACATTGCGAACAACGATGTCTTCCATGAGAGGACAAAACATGTCAAGATTAATTGCCACACTACACGCGATCAGGTCAAGAATGGTTTCCTCAAACATTTTCACCTCGACACTGGAAACCAGCTCGCATATATTCTTACGAAACCGCTTCACCCTGGCCcgtttcatcatcttctacagCGCATGTCGATTTCAAGCTTACTCTTCTAAGGAAGTATCGGCTTGAGGGGGGGTATATTGACTTATATCATATAAGTTAATACTCTGTATATTAGAGTTGATAAGTCTCCCTTAGCTTACTTCTCTATATACTAATTGTACAGTATAAATACTCTTGTATCTTGACTTTGATTCATTAATGAGAAATATTCTTTACATCAAAGTTAATAGAAGATTTCTCTTCCACATCTCCACAATTGGAAGCTGCTTTCCATTTTAGCCAGCTTTCACATCCTCTCTTAAAGGCTTCAGGATTTGGAAGCATCGTCTATCTatataacttttgtttatttggatATGTCCTAATCGTCACCTCAGCCGAGCAGCTTGTACTTAATTTAGAACCTATGGAGTTTATAAATCTCCTAAGTACGTCTCACCAATCACTTCTTCTCCTGAGTTGTAAACTGGTTTCAgagaaaagcaacaaaaaagaTTTTCAGCTCTATAATTTTCGAACATTCAAGATTTTGTGTAActgcaaaaacaaatctatataatatCATGTCTGAATCAGATATAAagttaaaatcacaaaatctgaTGATCTTGAAAGTCAGATCCTTCCTTCAAACCAATTGTGTTAAACAGTATTATCCCTTATGTATTTCGGTACCAAAGAAGACATGTTCATAAAAGTATTAGATAATTGTAGGTAAAAAACGAGActtcaagattaaaaaaaaaaaaagccttaagTAATCGGTTAAAAAAAGCACCATATGAAAATGCCTTAAGAAAAGAACAACAGCATATGCCATGAACATATGctacttttcttcttattcttcatctCTTCCGTCTCTTGCAAGCCGCAGTTTTACTTTCTCTAATTTGATTTATCAATTCTCGGATGGCAGTACCATCCTCCGAATGAGAATGAGAACGAAATTCACGGGCAGCCACAACTCCCTCAAGGCTGTAATATTCCATTTCCTGCACGACAAGCAAAAGAGAACAATGGGGTCAAACTAAGGCAAAACATAACTATATGGAAAGAGTTTGCTGAATCAAATagagtatataaatataaatatatagctTGGCTAGAATGCTTACTTCAATTGCATGTACTTTATAATGGGATATTATTGTCCCTGCAATCATATCCCATATATCACGACCTTAGAGTTATTTGTTACCATATCCTGCTCTGTATATTCTCTTCAAATCTCTGTACTGTATATTCTCTTCAAATCTCTGTAATTATTATGTCTTGCTAGCTACGTTCTGTAACAATATATATTGGTATTCATACAAAAAGATAAACATACAGAAACATTCATCTCCTTCTCTgatcttacatggtatcagagcctgaaacacaaatttttttgtttttcttttgaacatGAGTGAAACGACCGATACAAACCCGACCCCGACGACTATGGAGGTGCGACGTAAGATCTCGCCCTACGATTTGAGTGCTGCTGACAATCCCAGAGCTGTGAGATCACTTCCGTTGCTGAAAGGAACAAATTATGACGAATGGGCTTGTAGAATAAAAACAGCTCTTTGTTCCCGCAAGAAGTTTGGCTTCTTGGATGGATCCATTGCTCGTCCAGCAGAAGGATCTCCTGATCTTGAAGATTGGTGGACTATCCAAGCCTTGTTGGTTTCTTGGATCCGCATGACGGTGGAGCCATCACTTCGTTCCAACATCTCTCATTGTGATGTTGCGAAGGACTTGTGGGATCATCTGAAGAAATGCTTTTCTGTCACTAACGGTCCCCGTATCCAACAACTCAAGGTGGAACTCGCATGTTGCAAACAGAGGGGTCTCGCTATTGAAGCGTACTATGGGAAACTAAACCGCATATGGGACAGCATGGCTACTCACCGACCTTTGCGTGTTTGTCAATGCGGAAAGTGTGAGTGCGACTTGATCTCTCTTCAAGAAATAGATCGGGAGGAAGATAAGGTGCATGATTTCTTATCTGGTCTTGATGATTCCTTCAATACGGTGAGGTCGAGTTTGGTTTCACGAACTCCGATTCAACCAATGGAGGAAGTGTATAACATTGTCCGCCAGGAAGAAGACATGCGCACTAATGTTACAAAGAATGAGGCGGCTCCTGAAATCTTTGCATTTGCTGTCCAACAACGACCTCGAATGCAATCCTCGGTTCGTCCTGAACAAGCTCTATGCAAACACTGCAATCGTGGAGGTCATTCTTCCGATAGCTGCTTTGCCGTGGTTGGTTATCGAGAGTGGTGGGGTGACCGACCTCGCAGGAGAACGATGCAAGGGAAGAGTCGTGGTAGTGGTCTCCCTTCTTCTGGTCGTGGTCGTCCCATGAGTTATGCGAATGTTGTCCATGTTCCACCGGTTTCATCTCAAGAACATGCCAACTATGTGATCACGGAGAAGGATCGTGATGGGGTTAGCGAGCTGAGCGACGTTCAATGGAACAACCTTGTCAAGTTGCTGAATGGTCGATCCCATAGTGGTGCTGGTCCTAGCAACGAGAAACAGTCTAGTAAGTCATCCTTTCCTTCTTGGATATTAGACACTGGTGCTTCTCACCATTTGACAAACAACTATGACATTCTTACGAATGTGAGACCTATGTCACCGGTGTTAGTTGTGTTAGCCGATGGACGCGAACGGGTATCTTGTCAAGAAGGCACTGTTGTGTTGGGATCCAATCTGATTTTGAAGCCAGTTTTTTATGTAGCAGAGTTGCAATATGATCTTATTTCTCTAGGGCAGTTGATGGATGAGAATACTTGTATTGTACAAATGGCTGACCAGTTCCTTGTCATTCAGGACCACGGTTCGAGGATGATGATTGGTGCGGGTAAGCGAGACGGTGGAACCTTCCGCTTCTGCAGAACCGAATCCGTCGCACTTTTCACTACACAAGAAGCAAAGGCTTACACGTTGTGGCATCAAAGGATGGGTCACCCATCTGCAAGAGTAGTTGGTTCACTTCCGcaagtttctgtttctgttgaTTCTGATATTTACAATAAGGCGTGTGATGTCTGTTTCCGTGCCAAACAAACACGTTCTTGTTTTCCAATAAGTACAATTAAAAAATCGTCTGTTTTTGAACTTATTCACTGTGATATTTAGGGTCCTTATTGCACTCCCTCTTCCTCCGGTGCTCGTTACTTCCTTACCATCGTTGATGATTACTCTCGTAGTGTATGGATATATCTACAACATAACAAAACTGAAACTGCTGCAAATCTGAAAGGTTTGATTGCCATGGCTACAACACAATTTCAAAAACAAGTAAAGTGAATAAGGAGCGATAATGGAACTGAATTCACATGTATGGGTACATTCTTTCGGAGTCAAGGAATTGTTCATGAAACTTCTTGTGTTGCTACCCCTCAACAGAATGCACGAGCTGAAAGAAAACATCGCCATTTTGAATGTGGCTAGAGCGTTGAGATTCCAATCAAACTTGTCAATCACGTTTTGGAGAGAGTGCATCTTGACAGCAGGCTATATAATCAACCGTACCCCAAGCTCTGTTTTAAACGGCATCACTccttatgaaatattatatggGACTGCTCCCAGCTACGATCATTTGAAAGTCTTCGGGAGCCTCTGTTATGCCCATAATCACCGTCATCAGGGTGAAAAATTTGCCTCTCGCAGTCGGAAATGCATATTTGTGGGCTATCCTTATGGAAAAAAGGCTTGGAGACTCTATGATCTTGATGCAAATGAATTTTTGATATCTCGGGATGTACGGTTTTGTGAAACAGAGTTTCCTTTCATTCAATCCGATCTTCataagaccatcattagtggagtaacccaCCATAGTTACtctcacattaattaattatataattaataataaatttagtaAAGTAActctaagagaaacttaagcaaaatcaccctattactagagaacccaaaaaaaagatgctcaagcatttaaataataattttttattttatgttgattaattatcaaactttaaatatctaaaatgacaaaacaattatttaaatattttctattacataaaattgaaaacaatacaattttacaaactttggaatattacacatattttacaaaattcggaaTATTGAACATATAGtacaaaagttgaaatattaaacatattaaacaaaagtcggaataagatttattttgcGGTTGTCCAATTTTTTTGccagatatgctcaatcaagtttttttccaaacgATCATGCATTTGTGTATCATGAAGGTCATTTCGAATGCGCATCATATTATTTCTAGTTGTTGGCATATCTGTAGAATACGATAAATCGACTTGGGAAGTTCCGCTTCCTTCTCCGTGATAGAACTCTGTTGGATAGTAGAAATTGTAttcatgtcgttcgtcttccactatcatgttatgcaggatgatacatgctctcattgttttccctatttttcctttatcccaaaaaagtgcgGGATTTTTCACgattgcaaatcgagcttgcaagactccaaatgtgcgctctacatctttacaacatgcttcttgattttgagcaaAGAGTTTTGCTTTTCGACCACGTGGAAGTGTAATggattggatgaaagttgccCATTTGGGGTAGATACCGTCAGTTAGGTAGTACGCCATTTTGTATTGCCTTCCATTGACAACGTATGAAACTCTCGGAGCTCGGCCCTCTAGGATATCATCAAAGACCAGTGAGCGgtccaaaacattgatatcatttaacgtaCCTGGTGGTCCGAAAAatgcgtgccaaatccataaatcttgtgATGCCACTGCCTCTAGTACGATTGTCGGTTTTCCAAATCCACGTGAATATTGTCCTTTCCATGcagtgggacaattcttccactcccagtgcatacaatctatgctcccTATCATTCCGGGGAAACCCCGATGTTCTCCAATATTCATCAATCGTTGGAGGTCTTCCGCCGTAGGTCTTCTGAGATACTCGTCTCCAAACAGATTTATAACTCCCTCAACAAAATGTAGAAGGCATTTTTGGGCGGTTGTTTCAGCGAGTCGTAAATATTCATCCATTGCATTTGCCGAACATCCGTACGCCATGATACGAATAGCTGACGTACATTTTTGAAATGCAGAAAGGCCGAGCCTTCCAGTAGCATCTCGCCTTTGTCTGAAATATgggactccattctcaatagCATTAACAATACGAAGAaacaatggtttgttcattctaaagcgaCGGCGGAACATAGCTTGAGTGTAAGTCggattatcactaaaataatcattccatagCCGAACGTGACCTTCTTCGCGGTCTCTATTAATGTTGACTCTTTGGATAATTGAAGATGATGGTACATCTGGGTGAGTGTAGTTGTATTGGATATCCTCCACTATACTATCAACTTCGTCCTCTACAAtatcatcaacttcttgatcGGAACTCCAATTAGACATCTTTTGACAATTTGGGTTTAGTAGAAGGCTTATAAgaagtttaatttatttgtaatgGAGAAGGCTTTTTCTTTGGTATAGGAGGATTTTGTAATGgaagtttatgttttatttggtataggaggtttttgtaatggaagtttatgttttatttggtaTAGGAGGAGAAGTGAAGATAGGAGGAAAGAGAGTTTGTTTGCGGGTGTAATGGAGTAAATGTTGTtgcaaatgaagaagaaaaagttgtcCAATATATAGACTAACAGTAGAGACACAAGCAAACAAACTACAACCCTTACAAAAGGCAGAACTGTGACTGTCCTTGCCAAAACAAATAGAACCGTGACTGTCCTTGccaaacaaatacaaccaaaTAAATACAACCCTTACAAACATCAAAAGGTATTTAGACATAACCCTTACAAAAGCCATACTATCCTTACAAACATCAAAAGCCATTTAGACATAACCCTTCACATCAACAAAACATCCCGAATCCGTGACATGTTCCACAACAAGACAGCTTCTTTTCTTCATGTGACTGTCCTCAGCTACATTTCATGACCcgaaacctgaaacaaaagaatacaAGTAGAGTTAATCACAACAAAACATACGAACATGAGAGACATAGAATGGTGACAACATGAGAAAGACACACAAGAGTTAAACATAACAAATCAAAAGAATTGAAACCTAaatgtttgtcaacatttgatCTACTAGTTTGTCTCTAAGTAGCACTTCAGCGGGTGTTAGTTCACTCTTGTTAACTAAGCTGTCTAGCAATCTCATCTTGTTGTGCCTCTCTTTAGCAGCTTGTTCTTGATCCTTCATTGCAATGATCTTATCCAACCTACGAACAGAACCATCCTCAACATCAATACTAACACTCGGTTTCTTCCCTTTGTTCTTTGTAGCTTTAATACCCGGAGGCCTCTTCTCAGGTCCATCATTGCTCGTAGTAGTAGTCTCAGATGCAAGCTTAGTCCTCTTGTGGTTACATTCTTCTATGATCCATTTCTGATCGTGCTTCAGCTCCCTCCAGCAATGTCCAAGCATAAATGGCTTCTTCATGTCATTATTGTAAAGCTCATACGCCATTCTCATCACGTCATCTTCTGATTCTCTATTTTTCCTTCTTGTACTTGCTTGTGCGTAACATCCCACAAACTTGTTCACTTGGAGGTTTATCTTGTTCCACCTAGCCTTACATTGTGAAGGCCCTCTTGCGCTTGAACCGGCTGATCCATCATTTGCTTTGTAATATTCTGCAACTCGCTTCCAGAAACTAGTTAACCGCTGCTCATTACTTACAACTGCATCCTTGCTTGTGTTCAACCAAGCACTTATGAGGTTGACATCTTTCTCTGCTGTCCACCGCTTCCTACTTCCTCTGCCGCCGTCTTCTTCAGTCTCTTCAACTGTAACCTCTATACAGTCTTCAGTTTCGGATTTTGGGCTAAAGTTAcgaggctgagaagagaatgttGAGGTAAAGTGGGGTGGATGAGAAGAGAATGGGTTGCTAAATTGAATAGGCTGAGAGGATTGAGCAGAATGTGGAGGGTTAGGATTATCAGAAAAGTTGGGATCTATTTGGGAATTTAAAAGATCAACATAATTTTCTGATGACAAACGATCAGGATTTCTAGAAGACATTGTTTGTGTTTAATGAAAGCTTATGTTTAACTATAAGGGATTGTAGATTGAGGGTTTATATTGTTTAACAATGAGGGTTTATATTGAACTCAAGGTTAGGTTAGCTTTTTAACTGAAGGTTAGATAGAAAAAGTAAAGTTTATTTGAGGTAAAAGGCAAATGAGTGTTTAGTTGACAAGAGATATACTTTTCAATACTGAATCACTTTTCAGTAAATCTACTTGTGTACAAATATTCCAAAACTTGATGTTTAATGTCAATACtaaattcaaattcaatcatGTTTAAGTTGATGTTAAAGTTGATGTTAAAGTTGATGTTTAACGTGTAATTATGCTTTTTATTCAAACTACAAACAAACTAGAACAAGCACAACAATcaggtttcaaaatattttaaaacacttgagcaaaaaaggaaaacatgaCACGGCAAAACATCCCAAATCATACCTTTTAGCACaattatttatagaaaacaTCAAACTAGAACAAGAACTCACAGTTttatcaaaacagaacaagaacagTTAATATGTAAACCGAACTAGAACAAGAACTCACAGttagaacaagaacaagaacaatctATAACAGAAAGattaacaaaacagaacaagaacaacaaaaccaactcaTTCATCCCAATCACATCATACTCAAAACCTAACAATAACATATGAGAGTTATATGACCATACCTTATCAATTTTAACTGTCCAACCGGTAAACCACTTCATCAACACCACTCTTCATCATTTAACCGCTATATCCAGTTCATGAGAACCTCGCAGAAAACAAGACAATCTTGTTAAACATCAAACTACACTTACACTCTAAAAATACAAGAACATCAAAAATTTACAAGAACATACAAAGTTATAACACAAAAGCtataacacaaaacaagaacataaatcatacaaaataaGCCACTCATTCATAAAAAGCTATCAGACAATAATCATTAATTAAaccgaaaccctaaatcatacaaacaaatttcaaaaccaaGATTAACATCAAATTAATCTCACAATCGATGCTTAATAAGTCAAATCGACAGCAAAGATTAACAATTCTAACAAGCAATCGAATGAATATGAAACCCTAACAATTAAAGACCATACAGAGATGAATtacagaaacacaaaaaaacatagattagaAGACGAACCGTATCTCT from Camelina sativa cultivar DH55 chromosome 7, Cs, whole genome shotgun sequence includes the following:
- the LOC104704394 gene encoding uncharacterized protein LOC104704394, which gives rise to MSNWSSDQEVDDIVEDEVDSIVEDIQYNYTHPDVPSSSIIQRVNINRDREEGHVRLWNDYFSDNPTYTQAMFRRRFRMNKPLFLRIVNAIENGVPYFRQRRDATGRLGLSAFQKCTSAIRIMAYGCSANAMDEYLRLAETTAQKCLLHFVEGVINLFGDEYLRRPTAEDLQRLMNIGEHRGFPGMIGSIDCMHWEWKNCPTAWKGQYSRGFGKPTIVLEAVASQDLWIWHAFFGPPGTLNDINVLDRSLVFDDILEGRAPRVSYVVNGRQYKMAYYLTDEAPEDFQMIVAGSSPI
- the LOC104704393 gene encoding uncharacterized protein LOC104704393, coding for MEVRRKISPYDLSAADNPRAVRSLPLLKGTNYDEWACRIKTALCSRKKFGFLDGSIARPAEGSPDLEDWWTIQALLVSWIRMTVEPSLRSNISHCDVAKDLWDHLKKCFSVTNGPRIQQLKVELACCKQRGLAIEAYYGKLNRIWDSMATHRPLRVCQCGKCECDLISLQEIDREEDKVHDFLSGLDDSFNTVRSSLVSRTPIQPMEEVYNIVRQEEDMRTNVTKNEAAPEIFAFAVQQRPRMQSSVRPEQALCKHCNRGGHSSDSCFAVVGYREWWGDRPRRRTMQGKSRGSGLPSSGRGRPMSYANVVHVPPVSSQEHANYVITEKDRDGVSELSDVQWNNLVKLLNGRSHSGAGPSNEKQSSKSSFPSWILDTGASHHLTNNYDILTNVRPMSPVLVVLADGRERVSCQEGTVVLGSNLILKPVFYVAELQYDLISLGQLMDENTCIVQMADQFLVIQDHGSRMMIGAGKRDGGTFRFCRTESVALFTTQEAKAYTLWHQRMGHPSARVVGSLPQVSVSVDSDIYNKACDGPYCTPSSSGARYFLTIVDDYSRSVWIYLQHNKTETAANLKGLIAMATTQFQKQVK
- the LOC104704395 gene encoding glutathione S-transferase T3-like, whose amino-acid sequence is MSSRNPDRLSSENYVDLLNSQIDPNFSDNPNPPHSAQSSQPIQFSNPFSSHPPHFTSTFSSQPRNFSPKSETEDCIEVTVEETEEDGGRGSRKRWTAEKDVNLISAWLNTSKDAVVSNEQRLTSFWKRVAEYYKANDGSAGSSARGPSQCKARWNKINLQVNKFVGCYAQASTRRKNRESEDDVMRMAYELYNNDMKKPFMLGHCWRELKHDQKWIIEECNHKRTKLASETTTTSNDGPEKRPPGIKATKNKGKKPSVSIDVEDGSVRRLDKIIAMKDQEQAAKERHNKMRLLDSLVNKSELTPAEVLLRDKLVDQMLTNI